In Rana temporaria chromosome 3, aRanTem1.1, whole genome shotgun sequence, a single window of DNA contains:
- the LOC120930692 gene encoding olfactory receptor 154-like, which translates to MGYHNNITYIVLTGFPKIKSITILFFLVLFFIYCVIISGNLFIVVLYHLSKTLQSPMYLFITQLSLLDIILSTDILPNLLYIILHDGCTMSFAGCIIQFFFFAQPEASECFLMTVMCYDRYLAICKPLHYNSIMNQSNCIKSVITIWLLGFTMTLVDSISLCNLYYCGPNIIHHFFCDYEPILELSCSDTSWIHYQTYVIGFISIVAPFILIVISYIDIVITILKIKSITGRKKAFATCSSHLTVVCIFFGTLIAVYLIPTKGQLDILNKFLSLFYTVITPLLNPIIYTFRNKDFKKAIEKIKS; encoded by the coding sequence ATGGGCTATCACAATAATATAACCTATATTGTACTAACAGgttttccaaaaataaaaagcataacaATTCTATTTTTCTTGGTGCTGTTTTTCATATATTGTGTTATTATTTCTGGAAATCTCTTCATTGTGGTTTTATATCATCTGAGTAAAACACTTCAGTCTCCCATGTATCTCTTCATCACCCAACTATCATTGCTTGATATAATTCTGTCTACAGATATTCTTCCCAACCTCCTTTATATCATCTTACATGATGGATGTACCATGTCTTTTGCTGGTTGTATCATTCAGTTCTTCTTTTTTGCCCAGCCTGAGGCCTCAGAGTGTTTTCTAATGACAGTGATGTGCTATGACCGGTATTTGGCTATTTGTAAGCCCCTGCATTACAACTCTATAATGAACCAATCAAATTGCATTAAATCAGTGATTACGATTTGGTTACTGGGTTTTACAATGACATTGGTTGATTCAATTTCCTTGTGCAACCTATACTACTGTGGACCAAACATCATTCATCACTTCTTCTGTGACTATGAACCCATACTTGAGCTTTCCTGCTCTGATACTTCATGGATCCATTATCAGACATATGTAATAGGTTTCATCTCTATTGTAGCACCTTTTATATTAATTGTTATATCGTATATCGATATTGTAATAACCATTCTCAAAATTAAATCAATTACAGGAAGAAAAAAAGCCTTCGCCACCTGCAGCTCTCACCTGACCgtagtatgcattttttttgggacGCTAATTGCTGTGTATTTGATTCCAACAAAAGGTCAACTAGATATTCTGAACAAGTTCCTCTCCCTCTTTTACACTGTAATCACTCCACTGCTTAATCCAATCATATACACCTTCAGGAACAAGGACTTTAAAAAGGCTATTGAgaaaataaaatcataa